The following is a genomic window from Solanum lycopersicum chromosome 6, SLM_r2.1.
CACCAAAAGGTGAAGAATGTTCCCTAATTTTATTGAGTACCTCTATGAATGTTTTGGTGTTGTAGCTTGCTGCAGCCTCCGCGCAACGCGTTAGGAGGCTTGTAAGATCTACTACTTCATTCGTCTTAACGCCTTTTTTGCTTCCGCGAGGCCTTCCACGTTTAGACTGCTTTATATGAGAGCTCTTTTGTTTATCCCATGCTGCATTATCCCATGCTGTTGCTGATTTTGATCGATTTTCGTAAAACGAAGGATTCAAACCCGGGCAGAGAAGCGCCTTATCATAGTGCTCCTCTGTTTTTCCATCCTCTGTTCCATTGCTAGCCAACTGCTTCGATTTTCGCCCTTTTGAACTCTCACTATTTTCATCGCGAGTATgctttttgttttcattttcgCCCTTCTGATGATAATTGATAGCATTCGATGTATCGCCATTGACAACACTAATACCATCACCAACACCATGACAGATAGTATTAGTGTTATAAAAAAACGAAAATTGGTCATTATCTAAATCAGAATTGAAAGTTGTCTCAGCAAACTGATGATTCACAGCATCGCAGTAATCGTCTTGAAATCGATTACCACTATCATCAACGAAATCGCGATGAATTGTAGGTGGATTCAACGCGTCATAAAACGATTTCTCAGCTGCTTGAAGAGCTATGCAATCTTGAAACATACATGGCCTATTTTCTAAATCTTCTTGATCTTCCATAAGCATCTGATGTATATACTTAAAAACTCCATCGAAGTAATCTCCTTGGACTACTGTACGATCACTACCACTTCCAATAACAACCTCTTCCTCCGATGATCGTCTGCTCGAAAAGCAGACAACATCGTTATCACCTCCACCACCACAACAATGACCAAATTCAAATCCATCAGATGATCTATGATCACCTGGGAAATGGGAGCTAGTATTCatcatagaaaaaatatttttttttgagagagATTGTGAAGTGGATGTTGATTCTTGataaacacacatatatattaCTCAACTATATAAATCGATCTGTCTTATTTTATACGAGTTTAGTTTAATTTAACTgataaatatttgtttgattaaatattttaaaattaaattgttaattaatataaaaataaaaattaatttaaaaaaaagaacgaGTAGTATAAATCGGAGAAAAGTAGTActtatacaaatttttttattattatatataagagAGAATAATATATACTCCAGTTGTCTTCAACGGGTGATACTggaattatatcttttttttgattctttaaagtGGCTGATAAAGttttaactttcttttttctatacattttttaatttgcCACTTGGGACTTTACAATTGGTCTATATCATATGGATGATAAAATTGCTTCTTTCCTTCTTTGCCACTTGGGTCTTTTCCTTTGGTTGATCATATACTTTTTTTCTCAATCCGATTCAATTTATATGaggtaatttaaatttttttataaatactacGCTTAtgataaatcaaatttttaaataaaagagtaCGCATTTATAGCATGATCAAATATTTActgattttaaaatgttttttttatcgttaaaaataaaagtaccacataaaatgaaatggaGAAAATAACTTTCACGAATAACTTTTATCTCTGATAAGAATATACTTTATTTGTCTTTACACATTTTGGTGGATTTAGGCAATTTGTAGCTAAGACAAATTTGTCTCCAAAAGGGGCACTTATTAGGTTTTTCTTGTGTTTGAAACGTGTAAGTATTATGAAACTTATATGTACCTTATGTGAGCATCGTATTTTCTTTTGtgtattcttttttatatttattttatttaaatcttCAAAAGCTCATACTATCCTAGCTAGAATCTTTTCAAAGTATAACTTTTGCTAATTTTAGTCAAACTTTGtttctcatatatatttttttctttaaataataaattataaagaaaatataattaagatatTAGTGTAGACAGGCTAGCTGGTACATGCTTATAAGTAGACTTGAAATGGACAAAACTCGAAAACATACAAAGTTATGAGCCTATACATGGGAAAtagaacatgatttttttatttttttatatttttgtcaatcttcataaaagttgataatatattttgtaaacATGCTAGCTGGGGCTAACCTTGGAAAAAGAGAAATTCCAAAATATAAAGGAACAATAGTCGAAATGAAAAGAAGATAGAGGAAACCGACTGTAATTCAAATGCTATTTATAGAACGATGCGATACGAATTTAGATgttaaagtttatattttgtataataattttaaattatatgttgTTTCGTATATCTTCGTAAGTTGATTTCATAGAAAATACACTATAtgctatatatattatttttgttaaaggaaaatattttttaaaaataatccttaattaattttaaatataattatttttaaataactttcgatcgttataaatatatcatattaaaacaaatataatacgTAAATAGGATTTAGGTGAATTGAGGGGACAAAGAGGGTTGGGTGGGTGGGGACAAGACTACATGGCTGGACACATTTTTGTAAATCTCGAAATCAATTATTGTTGCCACTCCATTCAGTTCCTTAACATGTGACTTCCTGTCTGGTTCCTTAGGACCGGTCAGGTGTTACTCGTCGATaaggtataaaatataataattttgagatataatataaaattattttattagaaatatcaggtaaataataaaatttatgttactATTTATATTACAGTgatcaaataagttaattatataCTCTGAAATTAGTTATTGCCAATCAAAGGATACTTTATAATGCTATCTATTGATTCAAAAATAGTATTTCCCTATTCAACAATAATTGTTCACTAttgatttaacatattttttaagaaattataaataaaatggtACTTTATACCCCTTTTCGGTTTGTGCAATCTCTATGATAAAGTATGAGAAATCCAATGCAAATTACGAGGGATTAAAGTTGATTGGACTATAGTAGATGATAATGCAAAAAACCAATGTACAAATTTGAGTTGAGTTTTATGATCACTCAAtttctattataattattttagaaagtcatttattttgttttaaaaaatatgactttctcaattaatataaattaggTAAATGACAAGTTATTAATGGTGACTTTTTGTCTACTAGATGCATAGAGATCCATGGTTAGATAAACAATAATGTAACTTAAACCAAATGGAACAAACATGTTCATCGTCCACCAACTCTTTTAACTAATACTCCTTCCgtcttattttatatgatgatatttaattgttatgaaatttaataaaaaataataattaaacataaaatggTCTTTATCACGACATAGAAACATACTTAACTATGTAAGTTAAATTTGATAATGTCATTTAGATATGGGGCAACGTACCTAACTTAGGTTAggtgaaaagaataaaaaatcgaAGACAAATCAAACagatcttttattttcattaccAAATAGAGAATTAAGTGAACAGAAGACCCACCTGGTACAACTGTGTTTTACGTGTATTCGATATTtatgtcaaattaaaaaaaaaactttgtgaCGTATGCATTATTAAATAAACTTTAAgcattaattattgttaaataaCATGTATTTCAAAATCGATCCTCCTCAATGCCTGCTCATCCAATGAGAATGGAATGACAATTTTAGCCCAAACAATGCAATTAATTCTTCAATAATGATCTTACAGGAAAATCCATGTTCAACTATTGTACATCAAGAGAACATCATTATTTTCAGATAAATGTAAATCTTGTAATGAATTTGAGTCcaagaagaaaaatgttttttttctataaaactTACAAGGTTTTCCCTTTTCAATCAAAATAACAACCATACTTCTATCAGTTTTCTTAGAACCCCTCAACTGATAGTATTACAAAGTTTAGAATGATCTTGGTTTCATCACAATGGTGGAATGCTTCAAAATGTGGAGACTGAACTGTCCACCTTTCTCCGAGGTGTCGAGCTTCGACTGCCCTGGAGGAGGCAACATCTCAAAGTTCTGCACCAAACGTCCAATGGTGATGCCAAGAATTGGCAATGCAAGGATAATTCCGGGGCAACTCCTCCTGCCAACACCGAAAGGAAGAAATCTGAAGTCGTTGCCATTGGCTTCAACGTGTTTCTCCTCTTCCAAGAACCTCTCAGGTCTGAACTCTTCAGGTTTCTTCCAGTGGGCGGGGTTGTTAGCTAGCCACCAAGCGTTAACTAAGATTTTGCTCTCAGCTGGAATATCGTATCCAGCAAGCTTTGCATCATGAAGGTTCATGTGTGGGACTAAAAGAGGAATTGCCATCCGGAGTCTAAGAGTCTCCTTGATCACAGCCTGAAGGTATGGAAGCTTGGGCATGTCTGGCTCACTCACTTGCACTCCTGGTCCAAGAACTGTATCAATCTCGTCTCGGAGTTTCTTTTGGATGTGAGGGTGGTTGACTAGTTCCGCGATACCCCACTCAATTGACCACAATGTTGTTTCGATTGCTGTTCATGACAAGAATTAAGCATATCAGCTGAATAATCAACTAACCAAGAAGTTTATGAACAGATATAAACAACTAAACGTGCTTCAACGATTCTAAATGCTAGTTTTATTCGAGATCGTCCTCATCAAAGCTCAGAGGTAATTCCAAGATCTACAATTAGTGAGTTCAAAATGAGTATGatttcttcatatatatataagagatcCTTCTTTGATATGCATGCACTACAGACCAAAAGCAGTGAGTTCAGTAAAACTCAGAAACCTGCGTAAATCCATTTTTGTTGATCTTTTAGTTCATTACTCCACTATCATGATCATAATTAACATGAATTGTCGTCACAAGTCATTACTCAAGGAAAGTTAGATGCCTTGAAATGTGCACCAACAACCCTGCTCTACCTAACCCTCACCAAGAAATTGGCAAGTACACCAACCATATCAAACTGTTACCTATCCACTTATTTGGAACTTCTCACCTACTACCTCTAATTAAATAACAGAATAAATCGGAAAAGGGATCCATCAGGCTTTCGGCATTCCGGAAACTTCCCCACTGCTGCCCCTCAAAGGAATCTGGGCCATGTATCAGTCCTAGTGCAGTTAATCATCCTCTAAGACCAGCTATTCATCATCCCCGTGCAAAGTGATTGTCTCACTAACTAGCTGACCACACGCGAGCCCCTTGGGtggattcttccttttctttagCAATTGTTTCAGTTGCTGTTCCCCACCCAAATGCATTCACTTATAAATTACTTTTCTTAGTTTCTGACTAGGATGATTAAAAATCATGTAACAACTGATAATAAGTTACTTAAACTTTGGTGCAAATCCAAATACCgtacaaaaacaaaatatgtgGAGGTTGACATTGTTATTCTTGGTTTACCAGTCAAACACACCATTCTGTTACTCTTATCCAAAAGGAACTCACAAGGATAGATACCAAACCAAGTATtgttaaaaagttatttttcaacattttcacAAGGAGAATCCCATACTTTAAACCAAACTAGAACAAAGTATATCGAGAGTCATTTTGAAACATACCAGCAACATTAATGTTCTCAACAATGTAAAGAACGTTATCCTCGTTGATCTCTCCTTTCTGTTGAGCATCAAGAATGTGATCAATGGCACATTTTAGAGCATTGCTGTCCATGCTCTTGGTATTGGCAAGTTTCCTGCACAAAGCAATAAAAATGTTACAAACTAATCATAACTCAAAGCACTTCATCTAGCCAGACCTTACAGCATTAGGAATTTCCAACACTTCACCATGTGGTAAAGGGGGCGTTTGGTTTCTGCAAATCCTTTCAAAAGCTCTAATTATTCTAGTCAAAATCTAGTAAGAAAATGGTCCGTAAGCTTAATTCAAgctcaaaagctagctcaatTGCTCAAGATCATATGAAGAGTTCAATTACACCATCCAAAACCAAATGGGACTTCCAACACCCTGCACACACAGACCTACCATCTAGAGCATAGACAACACATATAGGACTCAACATTGGGTAAACAAAGAATTAGAATAGCTTGGCTCAAATACCATGATAAGAAAGTATAAGATATAGAGCCTAACTAAACCCGAAAGTTATCTCATCACCCCTCATATAGAATTGTCCCAAGTCATATAGAAGTCCAGTCACACCATCTCTCATTGATGCAGGACTGAGTAAAGTTTGGTTCTTTACATTGATCCTATATCCTAGACAATAAAAACAACACTTTGTGATGTGATCCCCACATTCAAAGATCTTTACCAACAAAACACCTACTTTATAAAAGAGACTGAGTAAAGATTGGTTCTTTACATTGATCCTATGTCCTACACATTTACATCAAGAGAATAAAACTAGGGAAAATCAATAACTGAGCATAAAGGACATAAAGTGAAGTGAACTTACTTTCTTTCATCAACAAAGTAGTCTTTGAATAGTTTCAACCTCTTCTCCTTAACCTCCTTACAAATCTTCAAGTAACCCCTCAAGAAAGGCCTCAAAATTGGGATAAAATCACCATAGTTGTACTCAAAGCTCTGAGCCAATCTACTCCTCTCACCATTCAAAGCCCTAAGCTTAACAAAAAGGGGATCATCTTCACTCTCAAATCTCCTATCAAACATAATCCTAAACATGTTATTATACATCATAAGCTGCAATCTTTTCCTCAAAACAATCCCATTTGTAGCAGATTCAGGGTTTTTCTTCACATCCTCAACTACACTGGCAGCCTCAGACTCCCACCCACCTCTATACTGCTGCACCACCTTATTAGTAAAAAAGGGTACAGTCATAATCCTCCTCATTTTCCTCCAGTGCTCACCATACACTGTAAAAACCATATCTTGACCCTTCCctgtaaaaatatcaaaaacaacATTTCTTGTTCTTGAACCAAATTCAACCCCTTGTGTGTGTAAAACTTCTTTAGCTAATTCAGGAGATGACACAACAGCTAAGTTCCTTTGCCCCATTCTAAGCAAGAACACATCACCAAATTTTTTAGCATACTCAGTAAGGTTTCTATGGTTCAAATCATCACCAACTTGAAGCCAATTCCCAAAAATTGGAACTGGAATTGGACCTGGGGGTAGTTTAAATCGCTTGGAGCGAAGTTTAGAGATAATAATAGCGATTAAAATGGCAAAGAAAAGACCTATTAAGGTCTTCTCCAGTAAGAGAAGATCCATTTTTTTGACAATAAATGTGTGTTGTTTTTGAGCgaagttaaaagaaaagaaatgttttGATACTGAATGAGAAAAAACTGAGTATTTATAGAGGAGAAAGATGGGGGTTAGGTGAAGAGTTAACGGCGTTAAGTTTAACGGGTGGTAGATGGGGTTAGGTAGAGGAAAGAGAGAGGGGGTGGGGTGGGTTGGTGGAGCTCATAAAAAGACTTTTGCTAAGTGCATACATCATTTAatgtttgattaatttaattatcaagATAAGATTGAATTTAGGAATTAcctaattattatatgtataaataaattataatttgcataaaaggaaaataatctCACTaagattttatataattaatttataaattcaatgtattattattttaattctatttgagcatgatttgaaattgaaattttatttgaatatgtaGTTTCTGATATGTCTTCTTTCAATTTCTCACTATTTTCTCAAGTTCTTGTGTTGGATTTGACACATGACACAGGTTAAATTTATCGGTTAAGATTTAATTGATCAAAGAAAATTCCTAATAATAGTTTAGATAATAAATCACCTATCTACCTATTTTtatgacaatattttttatttgtatgatatttcaaactcttaaacatacataattttacaaaaaaaaacttagggtatttaaaaaatcaataccTAAACGATTCTTTTATCATTGTCTATCTACGTCAAGCCTTCAAAAATTACGGGAGTAGGAAataacttgattatttttaaaaacaataagtattataaattattttatttttaatttatttaataaaaacgaCAAGTAAAATAAACGATAGAAAATATCTTGACCAAAACAAGGGACAAAGCTAGTACAAAATCTAATGAATTCGTCATTGACATTCAGTTTCTTTAAATTGAGTGAAAAAATTGGCCTTCTTTTGATAAGTTTATAcggaaataaaaatataagtttcaccatccaaaatttaaaagatacatactcaattttcaattatttttaaattgagtGAATCAATTGAATTTCTCATTCAAGTGTATCAAAAGAGACGAATTGTCACCATCCAAAACTTAAAAAGGATTTGTCATCGACATTCAAAAAACCTTTTAATTTTGAGTGTTTTTTTAAGctatataatttatgtaatataattttattgatataaaacttaaattatttatttgatatttatgatTCAAAATAGTTTATGATTATTTCTTGGCAATCCATCATTTCATTaaggattaaaataaaattttaaaattcaattgcTTTCAATTATAGTGAATTCACATTCttttttagataaattaaaaatctttaaCATCTTTCAAGTGATTGTTTTTCAACTCTAACATTACAAGTAAAATTGTGGCAAATGTGTTATACACGCACCATTTCATTGTCGTATCAGCGTCACCTCATTGCCACATCAAAAACTActcaaattttgagtttttttttaaaatttgttttgttttttttatttaaacaattttagaaaggtaaaaatagaaaaaaattgaggattaattcaaaattataaaaataaagtcaagCTCTAACAGATTCAAAACTAGAAAAcacattcaatttttaaaacacattatcaaaataaataaataatacaaataaaataagtaatttaagatgaaaaaattataaattttttaattaaaaaaagtttcaagTTCATCGTAATCAATAAACCCTTCCATAAGTAAGATCTTGAAGCAACAATTAGttagattttttcattttttcttattcatcaCTTCTAAGAATAAGCTAGACTAATTTGAAATGAAGTAACAGGTACGGTGTttcgaagaagaagaaagacgaTGGCGGAGAgggaagcttgaagaagaagaaagatgggtggCAGTGAGATTTGAAATACGAGAAAGAGGGGTGCGGGTGGGGGGTTCGAAGAACGAAAAGGGTAGGATTGTTGGTGGATAAAGGTGATGGGGTGTGAGATGGAAGATGAAACCTTATTggttggaaagaaaaaaaaatgcctatttattttttatttttaattttcactcacttttaaattttttatttaccacATTAGTTATTTGGGTGAATGTTAATTCACTTGAAATGAGATTAGGAAGTaagtaattattataaaattaaagtataaagtaaatttaacgaaattttttaaagaatatttgtatattttctcTATTTAGATGCTTAATTATGacttattttctattattaaacACACGATAAAATGTTTGTATTAGTTACTTTcgattgaaaaatatttatccgTATTCACAAACGTCTATTGAATACTTGAATTAATCACATGTCATTTTTAATTCTACATTGCAATCTCAATTGAAAGCaatctttgaatttttttaaaatattttttggtcagaaaagataaattattttattaattaaataataataattttagtacTAGGGGTGAAGACTTGGTCCTGCGCTTAGGAACCAGAAATATTAGCGTCTATTTTGCCTTCTccctttcaaaatttgaatcgtCGAAAatgtttcataaaaatatattatcatgtGTTTAAATGCttgattaaaaatttgaaacaaattaTAGTTTgagtatttaaataaatttttacttcCAAATTTAGAAAGTTATCGATACATTGATGGTGATTAGTCTTCACTAGAGAGCCATGGTTAGATgaataattatgtaatttaaCCAATGGTAATAGGAGACGTTGAGACATCAATATCGTTCTTTTATAAAGTACCACAACAATGTAATACCTAACaagattagtttattttaataatgttcAATTAAAAATTAGGTAAAGAATAAATAAGATTTAAATGCACACATTTAATTTCATAGACCTGATCAAATCGACTGTGGACCAAGAGACACCAACTACTTTAACATATTCAATGTTGCATTATATTTAAGTTAAGTGAACTCATATTATAACACATTTAATTATACGATTAAGTAGCATGTATTTACATACTAAATCGattatttgatgaataataaataactaTAATTTGGTGTAAATACAGTAACTTCAGCCTCCCTACCCCTTCCTCAATGTAAGCAAAGAAATTAGTAGGTGATCGAAAAGTGTCGtgataatataagaaatcaACTCGTAAGTAATTTTCGTCAAAATAATGCAATTGTCAGAAAGCCAAATTACCATTGTACATCATATAGGTAAAACTTATAATGAATCTAGTCTAAtaagacttttatgaaaaacataaaagagaagaaaattttCTGAACAAACAAACAACAGTCATAATTAACTGATAGTATTACAAAGTTTAGAAAGATCTTGGTTTCATCACAATGGTGGAATGCTTCAAAATGTGGAGACTGAACTGTCCACCTTTCTCCGAGGTGTCGAGCTTCGACTGCCCTGGAGGAGGCAACATCTCAAAGTTCTGCACCAAACGTCCAATGGTGATGCCAAGAATTGGCAATGCAAGGATAATTCCGGGGCAACTCCTCCTGCCAACACCGAAAGGAAGAAATCTGAAGTCGTTGCCATTGGCTTCAACGTGTTTCTCCTCTTCCAAGAACCTCTCAGGTCTGAACTCTTCAGGTTTCTTCCAGTGGGCGGGGTTGTTAGCTAGCCACCAAGCGTTAACTAAGATTTTGCTCTCAGCTGGAATATCGTATCCAGCAAGCTTTGCATCATGAAGGTTCATGTGTGGGACTAAAAGAGGAATTGCCATCCGGAGTCTAAGAGTCTCCTTGATCACAGCCTGAAGGTATGGAAGCTTGGGCATGTCTGGCTCACTCACTTGCACTCCTGGTCCAAGAACTGTATCAATCTCGTCTCGGAGTTTCTTTTGGATGTGAGGGTGGTTGACTAGTTCCGCGATACCCCACTCAATTGACCACAATGTTGTTTCGATTGCTGTTCATGACAAGAATTAAGCATATCAGCTGAATAATCAACTAACCAAGAAGTTTATATGAACAAACAAGACATGTTTCAATGGTTCTCGATGGTAGGACATGTGACTTCTCAAGTTTAAGACCTCATCAAAGCTCACGTATTACTTACTACAAGGCGATACAATCAATAAAACAACTTTAGGAAGAGGCATTTCCAAGATCTACCACTAGTGAGTTCAGAATGTGTGTGATCTCATTacaaatgtatatataatgAACTCATTTTTCATATGTATGCACACTTTGAACCAAAAGTAATGAATTCAGTAAAACCCAAATAACCCGATTGTATCCAACTTTGTTTGGAACTTTAACTCTTATAGTAGTATAAGATTTGTGGTACTTATTTCCCCTTCAATCTTGGAAACTACATGTTCTACTTGTATGTAAACATAACATCTTATTCACCACAAGAAATTGGTATGTGGTAGCCCCCAGGGCCCAGGCACCAACCAGTCCTTGTCATCATTAAAGCAGTTAAATCTTGGGGCCCTTATTTGGTAACTCTCAACTACtacttttgagaaaaaatatataaatttggaATTGGATTTTCATTCACTTATAAATTACCTTATACTAACCAGGATGCAATCACTTAAACCAAACTAGAACAAATTATACTCTAGAGAatcaaatatatgttatttctaAACATACCAGCAACATTAATGTTCTCAACGATGTAAAGAACGTTATCCTCGTTGATCTCTCCCTTCTGTTGAGCTTCAAGAATGTGATCAATTGCACATTTTAGAGCATTGCTGTCCATACTCTTGGTATTTGCAAGCTTCCTGTGTAAAGCAATAAAAATGTTACAAACTAAAACACAAGGTCCACCATCAAAAGCTACCTAATAGTACCTCAAAGCACTTTAACTATCACTCAATCATACATGATTCTTAGTGGCCAATTCTGGAATTCAACTAAAAATTTGATAAACATCAAAAAGTTATCAACTTTTTTACTCCAAATCACTCACTATTCTTGCCACTGCAAGCTAGGGCACTGTAGGCCACCGTTACGACAAACCTCTAATTGCCACAGGAGAATTGCAAACAGccaatttttgaaatatcaattatCACTTTGAAAAcagaaaacttttaaaatttaaccaTCGGGTCAAATGGACCTACTATTCTGAAATGTAATGCCAACTAGtacttccttttcttttccgATTTGATCCATACTGTTCCAAGATTTAGTCAAACACCCCTTACAACTAaactaaactaataaataaaactgATATGATCAAATTGAGCATAAATGGattaacaagagaaaaaaaagtgaacttACTTTCTTTCATCAACAAAGTAGTCTTTGAATAGCTTCAACCTCTTCTCCTTAACCTCCTTACAAATCTTCAAGTAACCCCTCAAGAAAGGCCTCAAAATTGGGATAAAATCACCATAGTTGTACTCAAAGCTCTGTGCCAATCTACTCCTCTCACCATTCAAAGCCCTAAGCTTAACAAAAAGGGGATCATCTTCACTCTCAAATCTCCTATCAAACATAATCCTAAACATGTTATTATACATCATAAGCTGCAATCTTTTCCTCAAAACAATCCCATTTGTAGCAGATTCAGGGTTTTTCTTCACATCCTCAACTACACTGGCAGCCTCAGACTCCCACCCCCCTCTATACTGCTGCACAACTTTGTTAGTGAAAAAGGGTACAGTCATAATCCTCCTCATTTTCCTCCAGTGCTCACCATACACTGTAAAAACCATATCTTGACCCTTCCctgtaaaaatatcaaaaacaacATTTCTTGTTCTTGAACCAAATTCAACCCCTTGTGTGTGTAAAACTTCTTTAGCTAATTCAGGGGATGACACAACAGCTAAGTTCCTTTGCCCCATTCTTAGCAAGAACACATCACCAAATTTTTTAGCATACTCAGTAAGGTTTCTATGGTTCAAATCATCACCAACTTGAAGCCAATTCCCAAAAATTGGAACTGGAATTGGACCTGGGGGTAGTTTGAATCGCTTGGAACGAAGTTTAGAGATGATAATAGCGATTAAAATGGCAAAGAAAA
Proteins encoded in this region:
- the LOC101244496 gene encoding trans-cinnamate 4-monooxygenase C4H2, giving the protein MKLQQYKNTHFSSKELKKKMDLLLLEKTLIGLFFAILIAIIISKLRSKRFKLPPGPIPVPIFGNWLQVGDDLNHRNLTEYAKKFGDVFLLRMGQRNLAVVSSPELAKEVLHTQGVEFGSRTRNVVFDIFTGKGQDMVFTVYGEHWRKMRRIMTVPFFTNKVVQQYRGGWESEAASVVEDVKKNPESATNGIVLRKRLQLMMYNNMFRIMFDRRFESEDDPLFVKLRALNGERSRLAQSFEYNYGDFIPILRPFLRGYLKICKEVKEKRLKLFKDYFVDERKKLANTKSMDSNALKCAIDHILEAQQKGEINEDNVLYIVENINVAAIETTLWSIEWGIAELVNHPHIQKKLRDEIDTVLGPGVQVSEPDMPKLPYLQAVIKETLRLRMAIPLLVPHMNLHDAKLAGYDIPAESKILVNAWWLANNPAHWKKPEEFRPERFLEEEKHVEANGNDFRFLPFGVGRRSCPGIILALPILGITIGRLVQNFEMLPPPGQSKLDTSEKGGQFSLHILKHSTIVMKPRSF
- the LOC101244196 gene encoding trans-cinnamate 4-monooxygenase C4H2, whose protein sequence is MDLLLLEKTLIGLFFAILIAIIISKLRSKRFKLPPGPIPVPIFGNWLQVGDDLNHRNLTEYAKKFGDVFLLRMGQRNLAVVSSPELAKEVLHTQGVEFGSRTRNVVFDIFTGKGQDMVFTVYGEHWRKMRRIMTVPFFTNKVVQQYRGGWESEAASVVEDVKKNPESATNGIVLRKRLQLMMYNNMFRIMFDRRFESEDDPLFVKLRALNGERSRLAQSFEYNYGDFIPILRPFLRGYLKICKEVKEKRLKLFKDYFVDERKKLANTKSMDSNALKCAIDHILDAQQKGEINEDNVLYIVENINVAAIETTLWSIEWGIAELVNHPHIQKKLRDEIDTVLGPGVQVSEPDMPKLPYLQAVIKETLRLRMAIPLLVPHMNLHDAKLAGYDIPAESKILVNAWWLANNPAHWKKPEEFRPERFLEEEKHVEANGNDFRFLPFGVGRRSCPGIILALPILGITIGRLVQNFEMLPPPGQSKLDTSEKGGQFSLHILKHSTIVMKPRSF